In bacterium, a single genomic region encodes these proteins:
- a CDS encoding electron transport complex subunit E has translation MNLIHDLINGIWKENPIFRIVLGMCSTLAITTQAQNAIGMGVAVTFVLVCSNVLISGLRKVIPDKVRLAAFIVIVATFVTIVDLVMAGFFFELHKAMGIFIPLIVVNCIILGRAEAFASKNPILNSLMDGIGMGIGYTLALLVVGSIRELLGNGSLFGVSVFGPRYIPFLVAILPPGAFIALGLLLGLMNKVNNKLAH, from the coding sequence TTGAACCTGATTCATGATCTTATTAATGGAATATGGAAAGAAAATCCGATCTTTCGGATAGTTCTGGGCATGTGCTCGACCCTGGCCATCACCACTCAGGCGCAAAACGCGATCGGCATGGGTGTGGCCGTGACCTTTGTTCTGGTCTGCTCGAATGTCCTCATCTCAGGTCTGCGCAAGGTGATTCCGGATAAAGTCAGGCTGGCCGCTTTTATCGTGATTGTGGCCACCTTTGTGACCATCGTTGACCTGGTTATGGCCGGATTCTTTTTCGAGCTTCACAAGGCCATGGGGATTTTCATCCCCCTGATCGTGGTCAACTGCATCATTCTGGGAAGGGCTGAGGCTTTTGCCTCGAAAAATCCGATTCTGAATTCCCTGATGGATGGAATCGGCATGGGAATCGGGTACACTCTGGCTCTCCTGGTTGTCGGAAGTATCAGGGAACTTTTGGGCAACGGATCGCTGTTTGGAGTATCGGTGTTTGGTCCCCGCTACATTCCCTTTCTGGTGGCGATTCTGCCGCCGGGAGCGTTTATTGCCCTGGGTCTTTTGCTTGGCTTGATGAACAAGGTTAATAACAAGTTAGCGCATTAA
- a CDS encoding RnfABCDGE type electron transport complex subunit G, with amino-acid sequence MRDILELVVVLSIICVVAAISLAKVYDITKDPIALQKRLARLQTVNAVLPPHDNEPDQNTVQIPPEPVKGKKNKPILIYKGLQNGRLTGVALEMTAMGYGGEIGVMVGLAPDGTIRGVEITSMSETPGLGAKITTPQFKQQFQGKSLESARFNVKKDGGDFDQIAGATISPRAVVQAVRDGLELYRKHKDTITR; translated from the coding sequence ATGCGTGATATTCTGGAACTTGTCGTGGTATTGAGTATCATCTGCGTCGTGGCCGCCATATCCCTGGCCAAGGTGTATGATATAACCAAAGATCCGATCGCCCTTCAGAAGCGTCTGGCCAGGCTGCAAACTGTCAATGCGGTCCTTCCGCCCCATGATAACGAGCCTGATCAGAATACGGTTCAGATTCCTCCTGAGCCGGTCAAGGGGAAAAAAAATAAACCCATACTGATTTATAAGGGGCTGCAAAACGGACGACTGACCGGCGTAGCTCTTGAAATGACCGCCATGGGCTATGGCGGAGAGATCGGGGTCATGGTGGGTCTTGCCCCTGACGGAACCATCCGGGGGGTTGAGATTACCTCCATGAGTGAAACGCCGGGCCTTGGAGCAAAAATAACCACTCCCCAGTTCAAGCAGCAGTTTCAGGGCAAGTCACTGGAAAGCGCCCGTTTCAACGTGAAAAAGGATGGCGGAGACTTCGATCAGATAGCGGGAGCGACTATCTCACCCCGGGCTGTGGTTCAGGCTGTCAGGGATGGACTGGAATTATACCGCAAGCATAAAGACACCATTACCCGATAG
- a CDS encoding RnfABCDGE type electron transport complex subunit D: MPTQDIAAVESIPGTRDALLTVSASPHMRSEVTVSKIMYSVLLALLPTSLAGIYLFGFGALKVILIGIFGAVAAEALVQPLLGKKMSTVLDGSAAVTGLLLALTLPPALPWWMVLTGSVIAIILGKAIYGGLGNNPFNPALIARVVMLVSWPVHLTRWQKPGYLFAKSVDTVTTATPLGMLKTEGLASIGHIRLLDLFFGYRGGCIGEVSILALLLGAGFLIWKGYITWHIPLSCMAAAFVTSGLFWVVNPHRYADPLFHVLTGGLVLGAFFMATDMVTSPITGKGMLIYGTGIGIVTIIIRMFGGYPEGMSFAILIMNAVCPLIDKCTLPRGFGRAKVKNA, encoded by the coding sequence ATGCCAACACAAGATATTGCCGCAGTAGAGAGCATACCGGGAACGCGGGATGCTCTCCTGACTGTTTCCGCTTCACCGCATATGCGCAGTGAAGTCACTGTTTCAAAAATCATGTACAGCGTTCTCTTGGCTCTCCTGCCGACAAGCCTGGCCGGGATTTACCTGTTCGGCTTTGGTGCCCTGAAGGTCATCCTGATCGGCATCTTCGGAGCGGTGGCCGCCGAGGCCTTGGTCCAGCCGCTTCTGGGGAAAAAGATGTCAACCGTTCTGGATGGGAGTGCAGCCGTAACCGGCCTTCTTCTGGCGCTGACCCTTCCTCCTGCGCTCCCCTGGTGGATGGTGCTGACCGGCTCGGTCATAGCCATTATTCTCGGCAAAGCCATTTACGGCGGATTGGGAAATAACCCGTTCAACCCCGCTCTGATTGCCCGGGTGGTGATGCTGGTTTCCTGGCCGGTGCATCTTACCCGCTGGCAGAAGCCCGGTTATCTGTTTGCCAAATCGGTCGATACCGTCACCACGGCTACTCCCCTCGGAATGTTAAAAACCGAAGGGCTGGCCAGTATCGGTCACATCCGGCTCCTCGACCTGTTCTTCGGCTACCGGGGTGGATGTATCGGCGAGGTATCGATCCTGGCCCTTCTCCTGGGGGCCGGTTTTCTGATCTGGAAAGGATATATAACCTGGCACATCCCGCTCAGTTGCATGGCTGCCGCCTTTGTGACCAGCGGCCTGTTCTGGGTTGTCAACCCCCACCGGTACGCAGATCCGCTGTTTCATGTCCTGACCGGAGGTCTGGTGCTGGGAGCGTTCTTTATGGCCACCGATATGGTTACCAGTCCGATTACGGGCAAAGGGATGCTGATTTATGGTACCGGAATCGGGATAGTGACCATCATTATCCGTATGTTCGGAGGGTATCCGGAAGGCATGTCGTTTGCCATCCTCATTATGAACGCTGTCTGTCCGCTGATTGATAAATGCACCCTGCCTCGGGGGTTCGGGAGGGCAAAAGTAAAAAATGCGTGA
- the rsxC gene encoding electron transport complex subunit RsxC gives MNTKLKTFLGGIHQPDCKEFSAACRIQDVPLPKRVYLPVVQHIGAPAAPLVQVGQNVKKGEKIADSEAFVSAPVHASISGTVVDIKNHPHPGGSEVTTIIIESDGKDGWFREPHNGQDPLDLEPEEIRKKIREAGIVGLGGAAFPTQVKLSVPKGKPIDAVILNGAECEPYLTADYRLMLEKAESIVKGLQILLRILGVERGFIGIEANKPEAIAAMGKAAARVPQIEVVGLKVRYPQGAEKQLIKTILNREVPPPPGLPLDVGVVVQNVGTAYAIYEAAAWGKPLIERIVTVTGKGIREPKNLRLRLGTLFSEAISHCGGFQGEVGKILMGGPMMGLAQYTTDVPVIKGTSGILVLTAEECQSQEASHCINCGMCVRACPMRLVPSLIGTYCEKDLLDEAEAHHVLDCIECGSCAYVCPAKRHLVHLVKYGKSAILAKKRRQGKPEKG, from the coding sequence ATGAATACAAAACTAAAAACATTTTTAGGTGGCATTCATCAGCCGGACTGTAAAGAATTCAGCGCGGCTTGCAGAATTCAGGATGTCCCCCTGCCCAAGAGGGTTTATCTGCCCGTTGTGCAGCACATCGGAGCGCCTGCCGCGCCCCTGGTCCAGGTGGGGCAAAACGTAAAAAAAGGAGAGAAAATCGCCGACAGCGAGGCTTTTGTCTCCGCTCCGGTCCATGCCAGTATTTCCGGTACGGTAGTGGATATCAAAAATCATCCCCATCCCGGCGGAAGTGAAGTGACCACGATTATAATCGAGTCGGACGGAAAGGATGGCTGGTTCAGGGAGCCGCACAATGGGCAGGATCCCCTGGACCTTGAGCCGGAAGAAATCCGAAAAAAAATCCGCGAGGCTGGTATCGTCGGCCTGGGCGGGGCTGCATTCCCTACGCAGGTGAAGCTGTCTGTGCCGAAGGGAAAACCGATCGATGCCGTCATCCTGAACGGAGCGGAATGTGAGCCCTACCTGACCGCTGACTACCGGCTCATGCTGGAAAAAGCTGAATCCATCGTCAAGGGATTGCAGATATTACTGCGCATCCTGGGCGTAGAGCGGGGCTTTATTGGTATCGAGGCCAATAAGCCCGAGGCGATTGCGGCCATGGGCAAGGCGGCTGCCAGGGTCCCTCAGATCGAAGTGGTCGGCCTCAAGGTACGATATCCCCAGGGTGCGGAAAAGCAGTTGATAAAAACCATCCTGAACCGTGAGGTCCCTCCGCCGCCGGGGCTGCCCCTGGATGTGGGGGTAGTGGTTCAGAACGTCGGGACCGCCTATGCCATTTATGAGGCGGCAGCCTGGGGCAAACCCCTGATCGAGCGGATCGTCACCGTTACCGGCAAAGGGATAAGGGAGCCGAAAAACCTGCGCCTTCGGCTTGGCACCCTCTTTTCCGAGGCCATCAGCCACTGCGGCGGGTTTCAGGGGGAGGTGGGAAAAATCCTTATGGGCGGGCCCATGATGGGGCTGGCCCAATATACGACGGATGTTCCCGTTATTAAAGGGACATCGGGAATACTGGTTCTGACCGCAGAAGAATGTCAGTCGCAGGAGGCCAGTCATTGCATCAACTGCGGCATGTGTGTCCGCGCCTGTCCCATGCGGCTGGTGCCGAGCCTGATCGGTACCTACTGCGAAAAAGACCTTCTCGATGAGGCAGAGGCACATCATGTGCTCGATTGTATCGAATGTGGTTCGTGCGCTTACGTATGTCCGGCCAAACGGCATCTTGTCCATCTGGTAAAATATGGCAAAAGTGCCATTCTGGCCAAAAAGCGAAGACAAGGGAAACCGGAAAAAGGATGA
- a CDS encoding cytidine/deoxycytidylate deaminase family protein, translating to MSRPSWNEYFMQIAHLVSQRSTCIRRQVGVIIVKDKRVLSTGYNGAPTGLRHCLDLGCLRDQLQVPSGERHELCRGLHGEQNAIIQAALYGVSIEGGCIYSTHLPCSLCAKMLINAGVREIYYADGYPDELSSQLMDEAGMSVQKVSI from the coding sequence ATGTCAAGGCCCTCTTGGAACGAATATTTTATGCAGATTGCACACTTGGTTTCTCAACGTTCTACTTGCATTCGACGTCAAGTTGGTGTTATTATTGTCAAAGATAAACGTGTATTATCCACGGGTTATAATGGTGCGCCCACCGGATTGCGACATTGCCTTGACCTCGGCTGTCTGAGAGATCAATTGCAGGTTCCTTCCGGCGAGCGGCACGAGCTCTGTCGCGGGCTTCATGGAGAGCAAAATGCCATTATTCAGGCTGCCCTGTATGGAGTCAGCATCGAGGGGGGTTGTATTTATTCTACTCACCTGCCTTGCAGTCTGTGCGCCAAAATGCTCATAAATGCCGGAGTTCGGGAGATTTACTATGCGGACGGATATCCTGACGAGTTGTCCTCCCAGCTTATGGACGAGGCAGGGATGAGTGTACAAAAGGTAAGTATATGA
- the glyA gene encoding serine hydroxymethyltransferase — MTKEEKIKNVNPKELAAVDPEIKAAIQQETARTFHNLQMIASENYASEAVLEAQGSILTNKYAEGYPSGRYYGGCEHVDTVETLAIERAKKLFAAEHVNVQPHSGSQANLAVYFSILGPGDTILGMELSHGGHLTHGSPANLSGKYFRCLSYGVDRKTETVDFEALRNLARTHRPKLIVVGASAYPRQLDWKVFRQIADECGAFLMADIAHIAGLVAAGLHPSPIPYCEFVTTTTHKTMRGPRGGMIMCTKEFAAKIDKAVFPGTQGGPMMHTIAAKAVCFKEALSEDFRAYQQQVVNNARVIAEEMQQAGFRVVSGGTDNHLVLLDLSPKGITGKDAEAALDASGITINKNEIPFDTRGSRVTSGIRIGSPAITTRGMKEPEMKYITQLMREVLNHIGDQATYARTRDAVRDLCLRFPIYQSRLG; from the coding sequence ATGACCAAAGAAGAAAAAATAAAAAACGTGAACCCCAAAGAGCTGGCCGCAGTTGATCCGGAAATCAAAGCCGCTATTCAGCAGGAAACCGCACGTACTTTTCATAACCTGCAGATGATCGCTTCGGAAAACTACGCCAGTGAGGCGGTTTTGGAAGCTCAGGGGTCAATTCTCACCAATAAATACGCTGAAGGGTACCCGTCGGGAAGATACTATGGCGGCTGTGAGCATGTGGATACCGTCGAGACCCTGGCCATAGAAAGAGCCAAAAAGCTGTTCGCGGCAGAGCATGTCAATGTCCAGCCCCACTCCGGCTCCCAGGCCAATCTGGCAGTCTATTTCTCCATTCTCGGCCCCGGCGATACCATCCTCGGCATGGAGCTGTCTCATGGCGGTCACCTCACGCATGGAAGTCCGGCCAATCTCTCCGGCAAATACTTCCGCTGCCTTTCCTATGGAGTGGACCGGAAAACCGAAACCGTGGATTTCGAAGCCCTGAGAAACCTCGCCAGGACCCACCGGCCAAAACTGATCGTTGTCGGAGCAAGCGCCTATCCCCGGCAACTGGACTGGAAGGTATTCAGACAGATCGCCGATGAGTGCGGGGCCTTCCTGATGGCCGATATCGCTCATATTGCCGGACTGGTAGCTGCCGGCCTTCACCCCTCACCAATCCCTTACTGTGAATTTGTCACCACCACCACTCACAAGACAATGCGCGGCCCGCGGGGCGGAATGATCATGTGCACAAAGGAATTTGCGGCCAAAATCGATAAAGCGGTTTTTCCCGGAACTCAAGGGGGGCCGATGATGCACACCATAGCTGCCAAAGCGGTCTGTTTCAAAGAAGCCCTGAGCGAGGATTTTCGTGCTTACCAGCAGCAGGTGGTGAACAACGCCAGGGTAATTGCCGAGGAAATGCAGCAGGCGGGATTCCGCGTGGTTTCCGGCGGAACCGACAACCACCTGGTCCTGCTGGACCTTTCACCCAAAGGAATCACCGGCAAGGATGCCGAGGCAGCCCTGGACGCTTCGGGCATCACCATCAACAAAAACGAAATCCCCTTTGACACCAGAGGATCCCGGGTCACCAGCGGCATCCGGATCGGAAGCCCGGCCATTACTACCCGCGGCATGAAAGAGCCTGAAATGAAATACATCACTCAGCTCATGAGAGAGGTATTGAACCATATCGGCGATCAGGCCACCTATGCCAGAACCAGAGATGCTGTCAGGGACCTTTGCCTCCGTTTTCCCATCTATCAGTCTCGACTCGGATAA
- a CDS encoding cytochrome c3 family protein, protein MKKSLPLLLLVVLLTPAIALAGEGHEECSLCHGAHTAVGPGLLTEKPNTTTINPATGKPLERMEQICMACHAAEPDGLGYRPVKMESTHPSGIKPKKVILPESAKGFKGQEDQLTCMGCHDPHPSNANYMYLRGPQVSAGNTQAFCIWCHPAQAGTASQGAPAPKAPAPKSN, encoded by the coding sequence ATGAAAAAGAGCTTACCCCTTCTACTTCTCGTGGTTCTGCTTACCCCAGCAATTGCATTAGCCGGTGAAGGTCATGAGGAATGTTCTCTTTGCCACGGTGCTCATACGGCAGTAGGTCCCGGTCTTTTGACTGAAAAACCGAATACCACGACCATCAATCCTGCTACCGGAAAGCCGCTGGAAAGAATGGAACAGATCTGCATGGCCTGCCATGCGGCGGAGCCTGATGGCCTCGGTTATCGGCCCGTCAAAATGGAAAGCACTCACCCAAGCGGCATAAAACCGAAGAAGGTTATTTTACCGGAAAGTGCCAAGGGTTTCAAGGGGCAGGAAGATCAGTTGACTTGTATGGGATGTCACGATCCTCACCCGTCAAATGCTAATTATATGTATCTGAGAGGTCCTCAGGTATCGGCGGGAAATACGCAGGCTTTCTGCATCTGGTGTCATCCGGCACAGGCAGGCACGGCATCTCAGGGTGCTCCGGCACCGAAGGCCCCGGCGCCTAAGTCGAACTAG